The proteins below are encoded in one region of Homo sapiens chromosome 2, GRCh38.p14 Primary Assembly:
- the GAD1 gene encoding glutamate decarboxylase 1 isoform X2, translated as MEQITLKKMREIVGWSSKDGDGIFSPGGAISNMYSIMAARYKYFPEVKTKGMAAVPKLVLFTSEQSHYSIKKAGAALGFGTDNVILIKCNERGKIIPADFEAKILEAKQKGYVPFYVNATAGTTVYGAFDPIQEIADICEKYNLWLHVDAAWGGGLLMSRKHRHKLNGIERANSVTWNPHKMMGVLLQCSAILVKEKGILQGCNQMCAGYLFQPDKQYDVSYDTGDKAIQCGRHVDIFKFWLMWKAKGTVGFENQINKCLELAEYLYAKIKNREEFEMVFNGEPEHTNVCFWYIPQSLRGVPDSPQRREKLHKVAPKIKALMMESGTTMVGYQPQGDKANFFRMVISNPAATQSDIDFLIEEIERLGQDL; from the exons ATGGAACAAATAACACTTAAGAAGATGAGAGAGATAGTTGGATGGTCAAGTAAAGATGGTGATGGGATATTTTCTCCTG GGGGCGCCATATCCAACATGTACAGCATCATGGCTGCTCGCTACAAGTACTTCCCGGAAGTTAAGACAAAGGGCATGGCGGCTGTGCCTAAACTGGTCCTCTTCACCTCAGAACAG AGTCACTATTCCATAAAGAAAGCTGGGGCTGCACTTGGCTTTGGAACTGACAATGTGATTTTGATAAAGTGCAATGAAAG GGGGAAAATAATTCCAGCTGATTTTGAGGCAAAAATTCTTGAAGCCAAACAGAAG GGATATGTTCCCTTTTATGTCAATGCAACTGCTGGCACGACTGTTTATGGAGCTTTTGATCCGATACAAGAGATTGCAGATATATGTGAGAAATATAACCTTTGGTTGCATGTCGAT GCTGCCTGGGGAGGTGGGCTGCTCATGTCCAGGAAGCACCGCCATAAACTCAACGGCATAGAAAG GGCCAACTCAGTCACCTGGAACCCTCACAAGATGATGGGCGTGCTGTTGCAGTGCTCTGCCATTCTCGTCAAGGAAAAG GGTATACTCCAAGGATGCAACCAGATGTGTGCAGGATACCTCTTCCAGCCAGACAAGCAGTATGATGTCTCCTACGACACCGGGGACAAGGCAATTCAGTGTGGCCGCCACGTGGATATCTTCAAGTTCTGGCTGATGTGGAAAGCAAAG GGCACAGTGGGATTTGAAAACCAGATCAACAAATGCCTGGAACTGGCTGAATACCTCTATGCCAAGattaaaaacagagaagaatttGAGATGGTTTTCAATGGCGAG CCTGAGCACACAAACGTCTGTTTTTGGTATATTCCACAAAGCCTCAGGGGTGTGCCAGACAGCCCTCAACGACGGGAAAAGCTACACAAG GTGGCTCCAAAAATCAAAGCCCTGATGATGGAGTCAGGTACGACCATGGTTGGCTACCAGCCCCAAGGGGACAAGGCCAACTTCTTCCGGATGGTCATCTCCAACCCAGCCGCTACCCAGTCTGACATTGACTTCCTCATTGAGGAGATAGAAAGACTGGGCCAGGATCTGTAA
- the GAD1 gene encoding glutamate decarboxylase 1 isoform X3, giving the protein MYSIMAARYKYFPEVKTKGMAAVPKLVLFTSEQSHYSIKKAGAALGFGTDNVILIKCNERGKIIPADFEAKILEAKQKGYVPFYVNATAGTTVYGAFDPIQEIADICEKYNLWLHVDAAWGGGLLMSRKHRHKLNGIERANSVTWNPHKMMGVLLQCSAILVKEKGILQGCNQMCAGYLFQPDKQYDVSYDTGDKAIQCGRHVDIFKFWLMWKAKGTVGFENQINKCLELAEYLYAKIKNREEFEMVFNGEPEHTNVCFWYIPQSLRGVPDSPQRREKLHKVAPKIKALMMESGTTMVGYQPQGDKANFFRMVISNPAATQSDIDFLIEEIERLGQDL; this is encoded by the exons ATGTACAGCATCATGGCTGCTCGCTACAAGTACTTCCCGGAAGTTAAGACAAAGGGCATGGCGGCTGTGCCTAAACTGGTCCTCTTCACCTCAGAACAG AGTCACTATTCCATAAAGAAAGCTGGGGCTGCACTTGGCTTTGGAACTGACAATGTGATTTTGATAAAGTGCAATGAAAG GGGGAAAATAATTCCAGCTGATTTTGAGGCAAAAATTCTTGAAGCCAAACAGAAG GGATATGTTCCCTTTTATGTCAATGCAACTGCTGGCACGACTGTTTATGGAGCTTTTGATCCGATACAAGAGATTGCAGATATATGTGAGAAATATAACCTTTGGTTGCATGTCGAT GCTGCCTGGGGAGGTGGGCTGCTCATGTCCAGGAAGCACCGCCATAAACTCAACGGCATAGAAAG GGCCAACTCAGTCACCTGGAACCCTCACAAGATGATGGGCGTGCTGTTGCAGTGCTCTGCCATTCTCGTCAAGGAAAAG GGTATACTCCAAGGATGCAACCAGATGTGTGCAGGATACCTCTTCCAGCCAGACAAGCAGTATGATGTCTCCTACGACACCGGGGACAAGGCAATTCAGTGTGGCCGCCACGTGGATATCTTCAAGTTCTGGCTGATGTGGAAAGCAAAG GGCACAGTGGGATTTGAAAACCAGATCAACAAATGCCTGGAACTGGCTGAATACCTCTATGCCAAGattaaaaacagagaagaatttGAGATGGTTTTCAATGGCGAG CCTGAGCACACAAACGTCTGTTTTTGGTATATTCCACAAAGCCTCAGGGGTGTGCCAGACAGCCCTCAACGACGGGAAAAGCTACACAAG GTGGCTCCAAAAATCAAAGCCCTGATGATGGAGTCAGGTACGACCATGGTTGGCTACCAGCCCCAAGGGGACAAGGCCAACTTCTTCCGGATGGTCATCTCCAACCCAGCCGCTACCCAGTCTGACATTGACTTCCTCATTGAGGAGATAGAAAGACTGGGCCAGGATCTGTAA